In a single window of the Anabas testudineus chromosome 17, fAnaTes1.2, whole genome shotgun sequence genome:
- the per2 gene encoding period circadian protein homolog 2 isoform X2 → MSEYSDSKPYHFLVLADQDGALGCRASTSSSMPRGASGCSSMAQLHQMGGYSQGRPDLGLPSDGSDSSGQDPPSSPHKHRKNGRSRSLPEEDVEMKSSGSSGSGTESHGNESHGNDSHGNESHGHESVGSSNGNSKDSALLESSESNKSSNSHSPSPPSSSNAFSLLSSEQDNPSTSGCSSQESAKAKTQKEVIKTLKELKLHLPPEKRHNNKSTTLNTLKYALRCVKQVEANEEYYQLRMINDSQPSGLDVSSYTIEEIDSITSEYTLKNNDIFAVAVSLMTGRIVYISDQAASILNCKRDVLKNTKFVEFLTPQDVSVFYCFTTPYRLPSWSMCTGAESSPPDCIQEKSFFCRISGGKECEGDLQYYPFRMTPYLMKVQDTVHTEDQFCCLLLAERVHSGYEAPRIPTDKRVFTTTHTPSCVFQDVDERAVPLLGYLPQDLIGTSVLLHLHPNDRPVMLGIHRKILQYAGQPFDHSSIRFCARNGEYVILDTSWSSFVNPWSRKVSFVIGRHKVRMGPVNEDVFMAPASPVREVKSMDSDIQEITEQIHRLLLQPVHNSGSSAYGSLNSNDHHVGMTSSSESLNNGCGSKMQRDEEDVSRTKARPRTFQEICKGIHLQKSQEQQMTKLDNKKSNGKSVQKHPAVVRPKDSAAPFNWRETGSTMEERRASFQEELTFNDQTCYSYQQISCLDSVIRYLESCNVPITMKRKCQSSSNTTSSNSEDDKQNGPGSMQVSEEPALLNDRPGLSVLDERDKNPSDTATAVVGSPLPLPVPNKPESVVSITSQCSYSSTIVHVGDKKLQPDSEIIEDVPGAGETAESGQNTGGPPCAVSPPSHERESYKKLGLTKQVLAAHTQKEEQAFLYRFRELRSLTALKGNCSQYLERHREQVTSDGTTEHNTDTHNKAVPAAPSCKQCGAGTEPTSRRGTRNKRTKSKRAKQIESSDSTASHQRQQQLRPPLLNPTSWSPSDTSQSTFPMAYPAMMPGYPFQVYPRAGSVAPYTETTPTGYVNIQGAQAPPCPPSIHPAPYANPMVTPIVALVLPNYMYPQMAPGPPPPQPVYQAESGSFPTQAQPFGQSVFLGQHTFTAPPSLSVHNQFNSQNHSAPQAGYLNPSFHFPPSSETPKAPVEGQSRSSTPQSGGGGRQASPPLFQSRCSSPLNLLELELSVERQDSTALSTGGPGNNTGEREKGSSGNQAKERELKQPSLSLLGPPGPLYCEGTPCVCDRLSWDKVFSRLSSYSEEASSRGDGNNSDANSSSSDMFDIILQEDSCSGTGSATSESMGSGSNGCRTSASGTSNSGTSKSRKSASGASASGTSGSGTGSNNSSKYFGSVDSSQSSQKTKGHLSSRERGAMEMEQSKHFKYVLQDPLWLLMANTDHKVMMTYQLPSRDIQKVLKEDREKLRLLQKNQPHFTEEQKKELIDVHPWIKKGDLPKAIDVKVCSCCDSSSEAAAVGEGLTDVDTGDTETAVVGCRREPREENTAVITCHSPSSGSGTQT, encoded by the exons ATGTCAGAATATTCAGACTCCAAGCCCTATCACTTCCTGGTGCTGGCGGACCAGGATGGAGCCTTAGGGTGCAGAGCTTCCACCTCAAGCTCCATGCCAAGAGGAGCCTCAGGATGCAGTTCCATGGCACAGCTTCACCAGATGGGTGGCTACAGCCAAGGTAGGCCTGACCTAGGCCTCCCCTCAGACGGCAGTGACAGCAGTGGCCAGGACCCTCCCAGCTCACCCCACAAGCATCGCAAGAATGGCCGCTCCAGATCGCTCCCTGAGGAGGATGTGGAGATGAAGAGCAGTGGATCCAGCGGGAGTGGGACCGAATCGCACGGCAATGAAAGCCACGGCAACGACAGTCATGGCAACGAGAGCCATGGCCATGAGTCAGTGGGCAGCTCCAATGGCAACAGCAAAGACTCGGCACTGCTGGAGTCTTCTGAAAGCAACAAGAG CTCAAACTCCCACAGCCCATCCCCTCCCAGCAGCTCAAACGCCTTCAGTCTGCTGAGCTCAGAGCAGGACAACCCTTCAACCAGCGGCTGCAG TAGTCAGGAGTCTGCCAAAGCCAAGACCCAGAAGGAGGTGATTAAAACTCTGAAGGAGCTGAAGCTTCACCTGCCTCCTGAAAAGAGACACAATAACAAGTCCACCACATTAAACACCCTCAAATATGCCCTGCGCTGTGTGAAACAGGTGGAAG ccaATGAGGAGTATTATCAGCTGCGGATGATCAACGACAGTCAGCCTTCAGGACTGGACGTATCTTCATATACAATAGAGGAAATAGACAGCATCACTTCTGAATACACGCTCAAAAACAAT GACATTTTTGCAGTAGCTGTGTCTCTCATGACTGGAAGAATCGTCTACATCTCCGATCAGGCTGCCTCCATCCTTAATTGCAAAAGAGACGTGTTAAAGAACACCAAGTTTGTGGAGTTCCTGACACCACAGGATGTTAGTGTGTTCTACTGCTTCACGACGCCATACCGCCTGCCCTCCTGGAGCATGTGCACTGGAGCAG AGTCCTCCCCGCCTGACTGCATACAGGAGAAATCCTTCTTTTGTCgtatcag TGGTGGTAAAGAGTGTGAAGGTGATCTGCAGTACTATCCGTTCCGCATGACTCCTTACTTGATGAAGGTTCAAGACACAGTCCACACTGAAGACCAGttctgctgcctcctgctggcCGAGAGAGTTCACTCTGGTTACGAAG CACCCAGAATTCCAACAGACAAACGCGTCttcaccaccacacacacaccgagctgCGTGTTCCAGGACGTGGATGAGAG GGCAGTTCCTCTCCTCGGGTACCTCCCACAAGACCTGATTGGCACATCagtcctcctccaccttcatcCCAATGATCGACCAGTCATGCTGGGCATTCACAGAAAGA tCCTTCAGTACGCAGGTCAGCCATTTGACCACTCGTCCATCAGATTCTGTGCACGAAATGGAGAGTATGTTATTCTTGACACCAGCTGGTCCAGTTTTGTCAACCCCTGGAGCCGCAAGGTCTCCTTCGTCATCGGGAGACACAAAGTGCGCAT GGGCCCTGTGAATGAAGATGTTTTCATGGCCCCAGCTTCTCCCGTAAGGGAGGTGAAGAGCATGGACTCCGACATCCAGGAGATTACAGAACAGATCCATCGGCTTCTGCTACAG CCGGTACATAACAGTGGCTCCAGTGCTTATGGTAGCCTCAACAGCAATGATCATCACGTAGGCATGACCTCCTCTAGTGAGAGCCTAAACAACGGCTGCGGGAGCAAGATGCAACGAGACGAGGAGGACGTGAGCAGAACCAAAGCCAGACCA CGCACATTTCAGGAAATCTGTAAAGGCATTCACCTGCAGAAGAGCCAGGAGCAGCAGATGACCAAGCTAGACAACAAAAAGAGCAATGGCA AGTCTGTACAGAAACATCCAGCAGTGGTCCGGCCCAAGGACTCAGCCGCTCCTTTCAACTGGAGGGAAACCGGGTCGACTATGGAGGAGAGAAGAGCCTCGTTCCAGGAGGAGCTGACCTTCAATGATCAGACTTGCTACTCCTACCAGCAGATCAGCTGTCTGGACAGTGTAATCAG GTACTTGGAGAGCTGTAATGTTCCCATCACTATGAAGAGGAAGTGTCAGTCTTCCTCTAACACCACGTCCTCTAACTCAGAAGATGACAAACAGAACGGACCCGGCAGCATGCAGGTGTCTGAAG AACCAGCCTTGCTGAACGATCGGCCTGGTCTCTCTGTTTTGGATGAGCGAGACAAAAATCCCAGCGACACAGCCACAGCGGTAGTGGGTTCTCCGCTGCCCCTACCTGTACCTAACAAACCAGAGAGCGTGGTATCCATCACCAGCCAGTGCAGCTACAGTAGCACCATAGTTCATGTTGGAGACAAGAAACTTCAACCAGACTCAG AGATCATAGAGGATGTACCAGGTGCAGGAGAAACAGCAGAATCCGGTCAGAACACCGGGGGTCCTCCTTGTGCTGTTTCACCTCCGAGCCATGAGAGGGAATCCTACAAGAAACTAGGGTTGACCAAGCAGGTTTTGGCAGCCCATACCCAAAAGGAGGAGCAGGCCTTTCTGTACCGCTTCAGAGAGCTTCGCAGTCTCACAGCACTCAAAGGAAACTGTTCCCAGTACCTGGAGCGCCACAGGGAGCAGGTCACCAGCGATGGTACCActgaacacaacactgacacacataatAAGG CTGTACCTGCTGCTCCATCCTGTAAGCAGTGTGGAGCGGGCACAGAGCCCACGTCGCGACGAGGCACGCGCAATAAGAGGACCAAGTCAAAGCGAGCCAAACAGATCGAGTCCTCGGACAGCACGGCGTCCCATCAGAGGCAACAACAGCTGCGGCCTCCTCTTCTGAACCCGACTTCTTGGTCTCCCTCTGACACCTCTCAGTCCACTTTTCCCATGGCCTACCCTGCTATGATGCCAGGGTACCCCTTCCAGGTTTATCCCAGAGCCGGTTCCGTAGCTCCCTACACTGAAACCACTCCAACAGGTTATGTGAACATCCAGGGAGCTCAAGCCCCTCCCTGCCCACCATCCATCCACCCTGCTCCCTACGCCAACCCCATGGTCACTCCCATCGTTGCTCTAGTGCTGCCTAACTACATGTACCCGCAAATGGCACCAGGccctccaccaccacagccTGTGTACCAAGCGGAGAGTGGGAGCTTCCCCACCCAAGCACAGCCTTTTGGTCAGAGTGTGTTTCTAGGCCAGCACACCTTCACAGCTCCACCTTCACTCAGTGTTCACAATCAGTTCAACTCCCAGAATCACTCTGCTCCTCAAGCAGGCTACCTGAATCCTTCGTTTCACTTCCCTCCTTCCTCGGAAACTCCAAAGGCCCCTGTGGAGGGTCAGTCTCGCTCCTCAACGCCACAGTCTGGAGGAGGTGGGCGCCAGGCGTCCCCGCCGTTGTTCCAGTCTCGCTGCAGCTCACCCCTCAacctgctggagctggagttgTCTGTGGAGAGGCAGGACAGCACAGCGCTCTCTACTGGAGGACCAGGGAATAacacaggagaaagagagaaaggatcAAGTGGAAACCAGGCCAAGGAGAGGGAGCTGAAACAG CCATCTCTCAGTCTCCTTGGTCCACCTGGACCCTTGTATTGTGAGGGCACACCCTGTGTCTGTGATCGTTTGTCTTGGGATAAAGTGTTCTCTAGACTGAGTTCTTACAGCGAAGAG gCCAGTTCACGTGGGGATGGGAACAACAGTGATGCCAATTCTTCATCCAGCGACATGTTTGACATTATTCTCCAAGAGGATTCCTGCTCAGGCACCGGCTCAGCCACCTCAGAGTCCATGGGCTCCGGGTCCAACGGCTGTAGAACTTCTGCCAGCGGGACGTCCAACAGTGGGACATCTAAGAGCAGGAAATCAGCCAGTGGAGCTTCAGCTAGTGGAACCTCTGGCAGTGGAACAG GAAGCAACAACAGCAGTAAGTACTTTGGCAGCGTGGACTCATCCCAGAGTAGCCAGAAGACCAAAGGTCACTTGAGCAGCAGAGAGCGGGGGGCCATGGAGATGGAACAGAGCAAACACTTCAAGTATGTACTGCAGGACCCGCTGTGGCTGCTCATGGCCAACACAGATCACAAGGTCATGATGACCTATCAGCTGCCTTCGCG TGACATCCAGAAGGTGCtaaaagaggacagagagaagctgAGGCTGCTGCAGAAGAACCAGCCGCACTTtacagaggagcagaagaaggagCTGATTGACGTCCACCCCTGGATTAAGAAGGGAGATCTGCCCAAGGCCATAGACGTCAAG GTGTGCTCCTGCTGTGACAGCTCCTCAGAGGCAGCAGCGGTCGGGGAGGGTCTGACAGACGTGGACACCGGTGATACAGAGACTGCAGTGGTCGGCTGCAGGAGGGAGCCTAGAGAAGAAAACACCGCTGTCATCACATGCCACAGCCCCTCTTCAGGCTCTGGCACtcagacataa
- the per2 gene encoding period circadian protein homolog 2 isoform X6 → MSEYSDSKPYHFLVLADQDGALGCRASTSSSMPRGASGCSSMAQLHQMGGYSQGRPDLGLPSDGSDSSGQDPPSSPHKHRKNGRSRSLPEEDVEMKSSGSSGSGTESHGNESHGNDSHGNESHGHESVGSSNGNSKDSALLESSESNKSSNSHSPSPPSSSNAFSLLSSEQDNPSTSGCSSQESAKAKTQKEVIKTLKELKLHLPPEKRHNNKSTTLNTLKYALRCVKQVEANEEYYQLRMINDSQPSGLDVSSYTIEEIDSITSEYTLKNNDIFAVAVSLMTGRIVYISDQAASILNCKRDVLKNTKFVEFLTPQDVSVFYCFTTPYRLPSWSMCTGAESSPPDCIQEKSFFCRISGGKECEGDLQYYPFRMTPYLMKVQDTVHTEDQFCCLLLAERVHSGYEAPRIPTDKRVFTTTHTPSCVFQDVDERAVPLLGYLPQDLIGTSVLLHLHPNDRPVMLGIHRKILQYAGQPFDHSSIRFCARNGEYVILDTSWSSFVNPWSRKVSFVIGRHKVRMGPVNEDVFMAPASPVREVKSMDSDIQEITEQIHRLLLQPVHNSGSSAYGSLNSNDHHVGMTSSSESLNNGCGSKMQRDEEDVSRTKARPRTFQEICKGIHLQKSQEQQMTKLDNKKSNGTESVQKHPAVVRPKDSAAPFNWRETGSTMEERRASFQEELTFNDQTCYSYQQISCLDSVIRYLESCNVPITMKRKCQSSSNTTSSNSEDDKQNGPGSMQVSEEPALLNDRPGLSVLDERDKNPSDTATAVVGSPLPLPVPNKPESVVSITSQCSYSSTIVHVGDKKLQPDSEIIEDVPGAGETAESGQNTGGPPCAVSPPSHERESYKKLGLTKQVLAAHTQKEEQAFLYRFRELRSLTALKGNCSQYLERHREQVTSDGTTEHNTDTHNKAVPAAPSCKQCGAGTEPTSRRGTRNKRTKSKRAKQIESSDSTASHQRQQQLRPPLLNPTSWSPSDTSQSTFPMAYPAMMPGYPFQVYPRAGSVAPYTETTPTGYVNIQGAQAPPCPPSIHPAPYANPMVTPIVALVLPNYMYPQMAPGPPPPQPVYQAESGSFPTQAQPFGQSVFLGQHTFTAPPSLSVHNQFNSQNHSAPQAGYLNPSFHFPPSSETPKAPVEGQSRSSTPQSGGGGRQASPPLFQSRCSSPLNLLELELSVERQDSTALSTGGPGNNTGEREKGSSGNQAKERELKQASSRGDGNNSDANSSSSDMFDIILQEDSCSGTGSATSESMGSGSNGCRTSASGTSNSGTSKSRKSASGASASGTSGSGTGSNNSSKYFGSVDSSQSSQKTKGHLSSRERGAMEMEQSKHFKYVLQDPLWLLMANTDHKVMMTYQLPSRDIQKVLKEDREKLRLLQKNQPHFTEEQKKELIDVHPWIKKGDLPKAIDVKVCSCCDSSSEAAAVGEGLTDVDTGDTETAVVGCRREPREENTAVITCHSPSSGSGTQT, encoded by the exons ATGTCAGAATATTCAGACTCCAAGCCCTATCACTTCCTGGTGCTGGCGGACCAGGATGGAGCCTTAGGGTGCAGAGCTTCCACCTCAAGCTCCATGCCAAGAGGAGCCTCAGGATGCAGTTCCATGGCACAGCTTCACCAGATGGGTGGCTACAGCCAAGGTAGGCCTGACCTAGGCCTCCCCTCAGACGGCAGTGACAGCAGTGGCCAGGACCCTCCCAGCTCACCCCACAAGCATCGCAAGAATGGCCGCTCCAGATCGCTCCCTGAGGAGGATGTGGAGATGAAGAGCAGTGGATCCAGCGGGAGTGGGACCGAATCGCACGGCAATGAAAGCCACGGCAACGACAGTCATGGCAACGAGAGCCATGGCCATGAGTCAGTGGGCAGCTCCAATGGCAACAGCAAAGACTCGGCACTGCTGGAGTCTTCTGAAAGCAACAAGAG CTCAAACTCCCACAGCCCATCCCCTCCCAGCAGCTCAAACGCCTTCAGTCTGCTGAGCTCAGAGCAGGACAACCCTTCAACCAGCGGCTGCAG TAGTCAGGAGTCTGCCAAAGCCAAGACCCAGAAGGAGGTGATTAAAACTCTGAAGGAGCTGAAGCTTCACCTGCCTCCTGAAAAGAGACACAATAACAAGTCCACCACATTAAACACCCTCAAATATGCCCTGCGCTGTGTGAAACAGGTGGAAG ccaATGAGGAGTATTATCAGCTGCGGATGATCAACGACAGTCAGCCTTCAGGACTGGACGTATCTTCATATACAATAGAGGAAATAGACAGCATCACTTCTGAATACACGCTCAAAAACAAT GACATTTTTGCAGTAGCTGTGTCTCTCATGACTGGAAGAATCGTCTACATCTCCGATCAGGCTGCCTCCATCCTTAATTGCAAAAGAGACGTGTTAAAGAACACCAAGTTTGTGGAGTTCCTGACACCACAGGATGTTAGTGTGTTCTACTGCTTCACGACGCCATACCGCCTGCCCTCCTGGAGCATGTGCACTGGAGCAG AGTCCTCCCCGCCTGACTGCATACAGGAGAAATCCTTCTTTTGTCgtatcag TGGTGGTAAAGAGTGTGAAGGTGATCTGCAGTACTATCCGTTCCGCATGACTCCTTACTTGATGAAGGTTCAAGACACAGTCCACACTGAAGACCAGttctgctgcctcctgctggcCGAGAGAGTTCACTCTGGTTACGAAG CACCCAGAATTCCAACAGACAAACGCGTCttcaccaccacacacacaccgagctgCGTGTTCCAGGACGTGGATGAGAG GGCAGTTCCTCTCCTCGGGTACCTCCCACAAGACCTGATTGGCACATCagtcctcctccaccttcatcCCAATGATCGACCAGTCATGCTGGGCATTCACAGAAAGA tCCTTCAGTACGCAGGTCAGCCATTTGACCACTCGTCCATCAGATTCTGTGCACGAAATGGAGAGTATGTTATTCTTGACACCAGCTGGTCCAGTTTTGTCAACCCCTGGAGCCGCAAGGTCTCCTTCGTCATCGGGAGACACAAAGTGCGCAT GGGCCCTGTGAATGAAGATGTTTTCATGGCCCCAGCTTCTCCCGTAAGGGAGGTGAAGAGCATGGACTCCGACATCCAGGAGATTACAGAACAGATCCATCGGCTTCTGCTACAG CCGGTACATAACAGTGGCTCCAGTGCTTATGGTAGCCTCAACAGCAATGATCATCACGTAGGCATGACCTCCTCTAGTGAGAGCCTAAACAACGGCTGCGGGAGCAAGATGCAACGAGACGAGGAGGACGTGAGCAGAACCAAAGCCAGACCA CGCACATTTCAGGAAATCTGTAAAGGCATTCACCTGCAGAAGAGCCAGGAGCAGCAGATGACCAAGCTAGACAACAAAAAGAGCAATGGCA CAGAGTCTGTACAGAAACATCCAGCAGTGGTCCGGCCCAAGGACTCAGCCGCTCCTTTCAACTGGAGGGAAACCGGGTCGACTATGGAGGAGAGAAGAGCCTCGTTCCAGGAGGAGCTGACCTTCAATGATCAGACTTGCTACTCCTACCAGCAGATCAGCTGTCTGGACAGTGTAATCAG GTACTTGGAGAGCTGTAATGTTCCCATCACTATGAAGAGGAAGTGTCAGTCTTCCTCTAACACCACGTCCTCTAACTCAGAAGATGACAAACAGAACGGACCCGGCAGCATGCAGGTGTCTGAAG AACCAGCCTTGCTGAACGATCGGCCTGGTCTCTCTGTTTTGGATGAGCGAGACAAAAATCCCAGCGACACAGCCACAGCGGTAGTGGGTTCTCCGCTGCCCCTACCTGTACCTAACAAACCAGAGAGCGTGGTATCCATCACCAGCCAGTGCAGCTACAGTAGCACCATAGTTCATGTTGGAGACAAGAAACTTCAACCAGACTCAG AGATCATAGAGGATGTACCAGGTGCAGGAGAAACAGCAGAATCCGGTCAGAACACCGGGGGTCCTCCTTGTGCTGTTTCACCTCCGAGCCATGAGAGGGAATCCTACAAGAAACTAGGGTTGACCAAGCAGGTTTTGGCAGCCCATACCCAAAAGGAGGAGCAGGCCTTTCTGTACCGCTTCAGAGAGCTTCGCAGTCTCACAGCACTCAAAGGAAACTGTTCCCAGTACCTGGAGCGCCACAGGGAGCAGGTCACCAGCGATGGTACCActgaacacaacactgacacacataatAAGG CTGTACCTGCTGCTCCATCCTGTAAGCAGTGTGGAGCGGGCACAGAGCCCACGTCGCGACGAGGCACGCGCAATAAGAGGACCAAGTCAAAGCGAGCCAAACAGATCGAGTCCTCGGACAGCACGGCGTCCCATCAGAGGCAACAACAGCTGCGGCCTCCTCTTCTGAACCCGACTTCTTGGTCTCCCTCTGACACCTCTCAGTCCACTTTTCCCATGGCCTACCCTGCTATGATGCCAGGGTACCCCTTCCAGGTTTATCCCAGAGCCGGTTCCGTAGCTCCCTACACTGAAACCACTCCAACAGGTTATGTGAACATCCAGGGAGCTCAAGCCCCTCCCTGCCCACCATCCATCCACCCTGCTCCCTACGCCAACCCCATGGTCACTCCCATCGTTGCTCTAGTGCTGCCTAACTACATGTACCCGCAAATGGCACCAGGccctccaccaccacagccTGTGTACCAAGCGGAGAGTGGGAGCTTCCCCACCCAAGCACAGCCTTTTGGTCAGAGTGTGTTTCTAGGCCAGCACACCTTCACAGCTCCACCTTCACTCAGTGTTCACAATCAGTTCAACTCCCAGAATCACTCTGCTCCTCAAGCAGGCTACCTGAATCCTTCGTTTCACTTCCCTCCTTCCTCGGAAACTCCAAAGGCCCCTGTGGAGGGTCAGTCTCGCTCCTCAACGCCACAGTCTGGAGGAGGTGGGCGCCAGGCGTCCCCGCCGTTGTTCCAGTCTCGCTGCAGCTCACCCCTCAacctgctggagctggagttgTCTGTGGAGAGGCAGGACAGCACAGCGCTCTCTACTGGAGGACCAGGGAATAacacaggagaaagagagaaaggatcAAGTGGAAACCAGGCCAAGGAGAGGGAGCTGAAACAG gCCAGTTCACGTGGGGATGGGAACAACAGTGATGCCAATTCTTCATCCAGCGACATGTTTGACATTATTCTCCAAGAGGATTCCTGCTCAGGCACCGGCTCAGCCACCTCAGAGTCCATGGGCTCCGGGTCCAACGGCTGTAGAACTTCTGCCAGCGGGACGTCCAACAGTGGGACATCTAAGAGCAGGAAATCAGCCAGTGGAGCTTCAGCTAGTGGAACCTCTGGCAGTGGAACAG GAAGCAACAACAGCAGTAAGTACTTTGGCAGCGTGGACTCATCCCAGAGTAGCCAGAAGACCAAAGGTCACTTGAGCAGCAGAGAGCGGGGGGCCATGGAGATGGAACAGAGCAAACACTTCAAGTATGTACTGCAGGACCCGCTGTGGCTGCTCATGGCCAACACAGATCACAAGGTCATGATGACCTATCAGCTGCCTTCGCG TGACATCCAGAAGGTGCtaaaagaggacagagagaagctgAGGCTGCTGCAGAAGAACCAGCCGCACTTtacagaggagcagaagaaggagCTGATTGACGTCCACCCCTGGATTAAGAAGGGAGATCTGCCCAAGGCCATAGACGTCAAG GTGTGCTCCTGCTGTGACAGCTCCTCAGAGGCAGCAGCGGTCGGGGAGGGTCTGACAGACGTGGACACCGGTGATACAGAGACTGCAGTGGTCGGCTGCAGGAGGGAGCCTAGAGAAGAAAACACCGCTGTCATCACATGCCACAGCCCCTCTTCAGGCTCTGGCACtcagacataa